The Spodoptera frugiperda isolate SF20-4 chromosome 9, AGI-APGP_CSIRO_Sfru_2.0, whole genome shotgun sequence genome contains a region encoding:
- the LOC126911059 gene encoding uncharacterized protein LOC126911059: MVVKLETVAALYADVYPALPKHRDMDTIVTDCPRRQKLRGTALPALVEDDSEEVFEPEQRSYVMRTEGLRRQKSISPQRREKLRRTLALPSLSEDEEP, from the coding sequence ATGGTTGTGAAACTAGAAACTGTTGCCGCGCTGTACGCTGATGTTTACCCAGCGCTGCCTAAACACCGTGACATGGACACCATTGTCACCGACTGCCCGAGGAGACAGAAGCTTCGGGGAACTGCGCTGCCCGCGCTTGTTGAAGATGACTCGGAGGAGGTGTTCGAGCCGGAGCAGAGGTCCTACGTGATGCGCACGGAGGGCCTCCGCCGCCAGAAGTCCATCTCGCCGCAGCGGCGGGAGAAGCTGCGCCGCACGCTGGCGCTGCCCTCCCTGTCCGAGGACGAGGAGCCTTGA